In the Arthrobacter sp. 31Y genome, one interval contains:
- a CDS encoding beta-ketoacyl-[acyl-carrier-protein] synthase family protein, translating to MRVRDIAVTGIGATTPLGGTADTTWAALLEGRSGVQDVEPDMLQGSGLPVTIAAPMAIDPATGLDAVEAKRLDRVQQAALIAAAEAWADAGSPRVDGTRLAVAVGTGVGGIGTLLREDDTLENRGQRRVSPRAVPMLMANGPAAAVSIRYGAKAGSYTPVSACSSGAESIALAARLIRSGEADVVIAGGAEAAITPFTVAAFLQTRALSTLTEDPASASRPFASDRDGFVLGEGAGIMVLESAEHATARGATVHAVLRGVGIASDAFHMTAPADDGEGQITAITKALGDAGMSPADVGHVNAHATGTTLGDLAEAKAIKAIFGDTIPVTAPKASLGHLFGAAGAVEAIIAARSVAQGVIPPTRNLHPGNVDPGIGLDLVTEQRRGTPPAALSNSFGFGGQNVSLIFSKN from the coding sequence GTGAGGGTACGAGATATCGCTGTGACAGGAATAGGCGCCACAACGCCCTTGGGAGGCACCGCCGACACCACGTGGGCCGCCCTCCTTGAGGGCCGTTCAGGGGTGCAGGACGTCGAGCCGGACATGTTGCAGGGCAGCGGGCTTCCCGTCACCATCGCCGCACCCATGGCCATCGACCCAGCCACCGGACTTGACGCCGTCGAAGCCAAAAGACTGGACCGGGTTCAGCAAGCCGCACTGATTGCCGCGGCAGAAGCCTGGGCAGACGCCGGCTCGCCCCGGGTTGACGGCACCCGGCTGGCCGTGGCGGTAGGAACGGGCGTGGGCGGAATCGGCACGCTGCTCCGGGAGGACGACACCTTGGAGAACCGCGGCCAGCGCCGGGTCTCCCCGCGGGCAGTGCCGATGCTCATGGCCAACGGACCCGCCGCGGCTGTCAGCATCCGCTACGGCGCCAAGGCCGGCTCGTACACTCCGGTCTCGGCGTGCTCCTCGGGCGCCGAATCAATCGCCCTGGCCGCCAGATTGATCCGTTCCGGCGAGGCCGATGTAGTCATTGCCGGGGGCGCTGAAGCGGCAATAACGCCCTTCACCGTCGCCGCTTTCCTGCAAACGAGGGCGCTATCAACACTCACAGAGGACCCCGCTTCTGCATCGCGCCCGTTTGCCTCGGACCGCGATGGCTTCGTCCTGGGCGAGGGCGCGGGCATCATGGTCCTGGAAAGTGCCGAGCACGCCACAGCCCGCGGCGCCACTGTCCATGCCGTGCTGCGCGGCGTGGGCATCGCTTCGGACGCCTTCCACATGACGGCACCAGCGGACGACGGCGAAGGCCAGATCACCGCCATCACCAAAGCCCTCGGCGACGCCGGGATGAGCCCGGCTGACGTGGGCCACGTGAACGCCCACGCAACCGGCACCACCTTGGGGGACCTGGCGGAAGCAAAAGCCATTAAGGCCATCTTCGGCGACACCATTCCGGTGACTGCCCCCAAGGCCTCCCTGGGCCACCTTTTCGGCGCCGCCGGCGCCGTCGAAGCGATCATCGCGGCCCGGAGCGTTGCACAGGGAGTCATCCCACCCACCCGTAATCTTCACCCGGGAAACGTGGACCCCGGGATCGGGCTTGACCTTGTCACCGAACAACGCCGCGGAACGCCTCCCGCAGCACTCTCCAACTCCTTCGGATTCGGCGGCCAGAATGTCAGCCTGATATTCAGCAAGAACTGA
- a CDS encoding nitrilase-related carbon-nitrogen hydrolase, whose protein sequence is MLSTPTNISPAITAPDVLLIGGGSVIISPLGVVLAGPLRDTEGVLLAEIETDELAGAKFDFDPAGHHTRPDIFSLHIDTAPKKNTVFSSS, encoded by the coding sequence TTGTTATCAACGCCAACCAATATCTCGCCCGCTATTACTGCCCCCGACGTGCTTCTTATAGGCGGCGGAAGCGTCATCATTTCCCCGTTAGGGGTTGTCCTCGCCGGCCCCTTGCGTGATACCGAGGGCGTGCTTTTGGCTGAAATCGAGACCGATGAACTTGCGGGGGCCAAGTTCGACTTCGATCCGGCTGGCCACCACACTCGGCCCGATATCTTCTCACTGCACATCGATACCGCGCCCAAGAAAAACACGGTCTTCAGCTCCTCCTGA
- a CDS encoding nuclear transport factor 2 family protein — translation MTTLNPAAYAPYDDPEHYILSWTDRIWEPRGMGQIRDHYMPDIRVHGAYGTITGNEEIIKACVQKNAAYPHRLFTGEDVLWEARTENSWLSSHRIINSGRQEGFWQYGPPTFKKSVSRNIAVCLVRDAFIAEEWVVRDEWAVVEQSGHDVHAVARQIASSPSLGLLGEKKGPLLGPVPANPLLEGVSGKRPDHGRTEDKKTVQMIEELWNQHLGNLAPDYLHRDIVIHTTRHRTEARIDGYKDELDHLFAPFPDARVDIYDVAFNEDPFHGTRVSIVWVLNGTYSGIPLYGPVTNTPVEIFGVSHFKFRGDKIYREWRIYDEMALLAQIKQAQGDIGN, via the coding sequence ATGACCACTCTTAACCCCGCAGCCTACGCACCCTACGACGACCCCGAGCACTACATCCTGTCCTGGACCGACAGGATCTGGGAACCACGCGGCATGGGCCAAATCCGCGACCACTACATGCCGGACATCCGCGTACACGGCGCCTACGGAACCATCACCGGCAACGAAGAGATCATCAAAGCCTGCGTCCAAAAGAACGCAGCCTACCCGCACCGACTCTTCACCGGAGAGGACGTCCTGTGGGAAGCCCGCACGGAAAACAGCTGGCTCAGCTCCCACCGCATCATCAACAGCGGACGCCAGGAAGGCTTCTGGCAATACGGACCCCCGACTTTCAAAAAGTCCGTATCACGCAACATCGCCGTGTGCCTGGTCCGTGACGCATTCATCGCAGAAGAATGGGTCGTCCGGGACGAATGGGCCGTCGTCGAACAATCCGGACACGACGTCCACGCCGTAGCGCGCCAAATCGCCTCATCCCCCAGCCTCGGACTCCTCGGCGAAAAGAAGGGTCCCCTCCTCGGCCCCGTACCCGCGAACCCGCTGCTCGAAGGAGTATCCGGGAAACGGCCCGACCACGGACGAACAGAAGACAAGAAAACAGTCCAAATGATTGAGGAACTGTGGAACCAGCACCTCGGCAACCTCGCCCCCGACTACCTGCACCGCGACATCGTCATCCACACCACCCGCCACCGCACAGAAGCAAGAATCGACGGATACAAAGACGAACTGGACCACCTCTTCGCCCCATTCCCCGATGCACGAGTAGACATCTACGACGTCGCCTTCAACGAAGACCCCTTCCACGGAACCCGCGTCTCCATAGTCTGGGTCCTCAACGGAACCTACTCCGGCATCCCCCTCTACGGACCCGTCACGAACACACCCGTCGAAATCTTCGGCGTCTCTCACTTCAAATTCCGCGGCGACAAAATCTACCGCGAATGGCGCATCTACGACGAAATGGCCCTCCTGGCCCAAATCAAACAAGCCCAAGGCGACATCGGCAATTAA
- a CDS encoding FadR/GntR family transcriptional regulator codes for MSTPTAKTRRLTAGSYAHLVLTDEAEAAAENSQTPVVDLTQKLLAFLAQSDVVPGQRLAGERQLAEQMGVGRSVIREALKLLTVLGFLEVRQGDGTYLTNKTSNLLPRIVEWGLFLGDHSIDALIEARSTLEVSLAGMAAGVASEVDKDRINTVFAEMQSSAEDRDLERYAKADIAFHLAIAKASGNPVLEGVIINIRSLMQTWTDKVLNHVDLNESLALHVPIMNAINDEDPAAARTAMQHHMDEAIANLRKTTSSMSETA; via the coding sequence ATGAGTACACCAACAGCTAAGACACGACGACTCACCGCCGGGTCCTACGCGCACCTGGTATTGACTGACGAGGCGGAAGCAGCCGCAGAGAACAGCCAGACCCCGGTGGTTGACCTCACCCAGAAGCTGCTCGCGTTCCTGGCCCAAAGCGATGTAGTCCCCGGACAACGACTGGCCGGGGAACGCCAACTCGCCGAACAGATGGGCGTTGGCCGCAGCGTCATCCGCGAAGCGCTCAAACTCCTGACCGTGCTCGGCTTCCTGGAAGTCCGTCAAGGCGATGGCACCTACCTCACCAATAAGACATCGAACCTTCTACCCCGCATCGTTGAATGGGGACTCTTTCTCGGAGACCATTCCATAGACGCACTGATTGAGGCGCGCTCAACCTTGGAAGTCTCACTGGCGGGGATGGCCGCAGGGGTGGCCAGCGAAGTGGACAAGGACCGGATCAACACGGTGTTCGCTGAAATGCAGTCCTCTGCCGAGGACCGAGACCTCGAACGCTACGCCAAAGCCGACATCGCTTTTCACCTGGCGATCGCGAAAGCCAGCGGGAACCCAGTGCTCGAGGGAGTCATCATCAATATCCGCAGTCTCATGCAGACCTGGACCGACAAAGTACTCAACCACGTGGACCTCAACGAATCCCTGGCCCTCCACGTACCCATCATGAACGCAATCAACGACGAAGACCCTGCTGCTGCACGCACCGCCATGCAGCACCACATGGATGAAGCCATCGCAAACCTGCGCAAGACCACCTCATCCATGTCCGAGACCGCCTAA
- a CDS encoding HpcH/HpaI aldolase family protein, producing MRENSLCNVIRSGNTAVNAWISTDSSYSAEVLANTGFDSVTIDAQHGMFGPDTVVKLLQAVSASPATPMVRPTSVNLAEIGWLLDAGAYGIIAPSVDSPELARELVDACFYPPLGRRSFGPSRGLLYGGSDYATEANHTIVPWAMIESGDAVEQMDAIMSTPGLYGVYLGPNDLALDLGFKAGGDIAGPVADIAHRIVERAHRHGLAAGLFCSGAEEATKWADAGFDLVTPGNDVSMLRSAATQRIAAIRDPAKTLTATTGGY from the coding sequence ATGCGCGAAAACAGCCTATGCAATGTCATCCGCAGCGGAAACACTGCGGTCAACGCCTGGATATCGACGGACAGCAGCTACAGCGCAGAAGTACTAGCCAACACAGGCTTCGACAGCGTGACCATCGACGCACAGCACGGCATGTTCGGCCCCGACACCGTGGTGAAGCTTCTGCAAGCAGTATCGGCAAGCCCGGCAACTCCCATGGTGCGGCCCACCTCTGTCAACCTCGCTGAGATTGGCTGGCTGCTCGATGCCGGCGCCTACGGCATCATCGCCCCTTCCGTTGACTCCCCCGAACTGGCCCGGGAACTGGTGGACGCGTGCTTCTACCCACCCCTGGGCCGCCGCTCCTTCGGCCCCTCCCGGGGCCTGCTCTACGGCGGATCCGATTACGCAACGGAAGCGAACCACACCATCGTGCCCTGGGCAATGATCGAATCCGGCGATGCCGTTGAACAGATGGACGCCATCATGTCCACCCCCGGACTCTATGGCGTCTACCTCGGCCCCAACGACCTCGCCCTGGACCTTGGATTCAAAGCTGGTGGCGACATCGCTGGACCAGTGGCTGACATTGCCCACCGCATCGTCGAACGGGCACACCGGCACGGCCTGGCCGCAGGATTGTTTTGCTCCGGGGCGGAGGAAGCCACAAAATGGGCTGATGCCGGCTTTGATCTCGTCACACCCGGCAACGACGTTTCCATGCTGCGGTCAGCAGCGACCCAGAGAATCGCTGCGATCCGTGATCCAGCAAAGACTCTCACCGCGACAACAGGAGGGTACTGA
- a CDS encoding cupin domain-containing protein: MINNPVISASELERRTIRRTDLVSCNAAFIDCRTPGSDKKENYALIGGGVSQNAGQVINLQEDHGYNIGAAAMPNGVTNSLHMHFTAEVFFNFRGTWRFRWGKDGKGGDYVSQEGDIITVPTWIFRGFTNEGLDDGWLFTALGQSDTGGIIWGPSVLNEAEGHGLYLTSDNRLIDTVAGDQLPEDENILIRPMPADVVESLRTYSPEEMRARITTRDDLVYFEHPFLCSSIPGGGAQLAAVIGYGMAEDRDIAPRVSNPHSFNVAWLRAREGEGMLQHWHSETQVLIVKSGSWTVTLNEGTEQVQVTLEPEDTLSVPRNAWRTIRNTSAPEDSEFGELLVINGGDARVRLHWSPEVWKEVNDKGLSRDADGYIAPMFLLAMMTDDD; encoded by the coding sequence ATGATTAACAACCCAGTCATCAGTGCCAGCGAGCTTGAACGCCGCACCATCCGCCGGACGGACCTGGTTTCCTGCAACGCCGCGTTCATTGACTGCCGCACCCCGGGGTCGGACAAGAAAGAGAACTACGCGCTCATCGGCGGCGGCGTGTCCCAGAACGCCGGGCAAGTCATCAACCTGCAAGAAGACCACGGCTACAACATCGGCGCCGCGGCCATGCCCAACGGCGTCACCAACTCCCTCCACATGCACTTCACCGCCGAAGTGTTCTTCAACTTCCGGGGAACCTGGCGGTTCCGTTGGGGCAAGGACGGCAAAGGCGGAGATTACGTCTCCCAGGAAGGAGACATCATCACCGTGCCGACGTGGATCTTCCGCGGCTTCACCAATGAAGGACTCGACGACGGCTGGCTGTTCACCGCCTTGGGGCAATCCGACACCGGAGGAATTATTTGGGGGCCCTCCGTTCTGAACGAAGCCGAAGGGCACGGCCTGTACCTGACATCCGATAACCGACTGATTGACACAGTTGCCGGGGATCAACTACCCGAAGACGAGAACATACTCATCAGGCCCATGCCCGCCGACGTCGTTGAGTCCCTACGTACCTACTCACCCGAGGAAATGCGCGCCCGCATCACCACCCGGGATGACCTGGTGTACTTCGAGCACCCGTTCCTCTGCTCCTCCATCCCTGGAGGCGGCGCCCAACTCGCAGCGGTCATCGGCTACGGCATGGCCGAAGACCGTGATATCGCCCCCAGGGTTTCCAACCCCCATTCCTTCAACGTCGCCTGGCTGCGTGCCCGGGAAGGCGAAGGCATGCTCCAGCACTGGCACTCCGAAACACAAGTACTGATCGTCAAGAGCGGCTCCTGGACCGTCACCCTCAACGAAGGCACGGAACAAGTTCAGGTCACTTTGGAACCTGAAGACACCCTGTCAGTGCCGCGAAACGCATGGCGGACCATCCGGAACACGTCCGCACCCGAAGACTCCGAATTCGGGGAGCTGCTGGTGATCAACGGAGGAGACGCCCGAGTACGGTTGCACTGGTCACCTGAAGTCTGGAAAGAGGTCAACGACAAGGGACTGTCCCGGGACGCTGACGGGTACATCGCCCCCATGTTCCTCCTGGCCATGATGACCGACGACGACTAG
- a CDS encoding alpha/beta fold hydrolase translates to MFEGIINRLWTLLPEARLEIHLLHQSGLDAAVSALMAKIDQPAILVGHSLGGTVAMALARRFPGKVAGLALVCASPRPPRPTQLTYWTSLLRRLKDGELVGIVDEIVPSLVGSTVGSAYAANHYETCRRMALNTGAPGLAAQLRIQLDRIDERPALGNYAGPLLAMAADDDCLVPSDAVREISASTPMGEFALIPRATHMAPLTMPGTVSTTIESWLQKNFSHPGITAFTTETQKVES, encoded by the coding sequence ATGTTTGAAGGAATCATCAACCGGCTATGGACACTATTGCCCGAGGCCCGGTTGGAGATACACCTCCTGCATCAAAGCGGGCTGGACGCCGCCGTATCGGCCCTAATGGCGAAGATCGATCAGCCTGCAATCCTGGTGGGACACTCGCTCGGGGGCACCGTCGCCATGGCCCTGGCACGAAGGTTCCCGGGAAAAGTCGCGGGCCTCGCCCTCGTCTGCGCGAGCCCGCGGCCACCGCGTCCTACACAGCTGACCTATTGGACCAGCCTGCTCCGCCGCCTCAAGGACGGTGAACTGGTGGGGATTGTCGATGAGATTGTCCCCTCGCTGGTGGGAAGCACGGTGGGCTCCGCCTACGCGGCCAACCACTACGAGACCTGCCGGCGTATGGCGCTGAACACCGGCGCGCCGGGCCTCGCCGCTCAGCTGCGAATCCAGCTCGACCGCATTGATGAACGCCCTGCGCTCGGCAATTATGCCGGCCCGCTCCTGGCAATGGCAGCCGACGACGATTGCCTCGTTCCGTCAGACGCAGTCAGAGAAATCAGCGCCTCCACGCCCATGGGCGAATTCGCCCTCATCCCCCGGGCAACCCACATGGCCCCGCTGACCATGCCGGGCACTGTATCCACCACGATTGAGTCCTGGCTCCAGAAAAACTTCTCCCACCCGGGCATCACAGCCTTCACCACAGAAACCCAGAAAGTAGAGTCATGA
- a CDS encoding aldo/keto reductase, which produces MTTRSGMLKELPNTDLTVSALCLGGNRLGSELDQAASFGLLDTFFDLGGNFIDTALVYADWNQGIERSCSERTIGRWLAAQDRSKLVIATKGGHPALDNPGVSRLDQGNLREDAHRSIENLGGTPLDLYYLHRDDTARPIAEILETLEEMVSDGLIRHYAASNFSAARLTEAAVWATKNRVTGFVAHQLEWSLAQPRHDAVMPDLTWMDQELLTLHKEQKLTAIPYSSQARGYFDKATPDQRVPASVHRYDTVRNVAALQTVTEIAHRLDVDKSTVALAGLLQTPLTTVPVIGCRTLEQLRSSWAALELDLSAEDRVQLAAHAITGQSS; this is translated from the coding sequence ATGACCACCCGATCCGGGATGCTTAAGGAGCTCCCCAACACCGACCTTACTGTGTCCGCTCTCTGCCTCGGCGGCAATCGCCTGGGCTCCGAATTGGATCAGGCTGCGTCCTTCGGCTTACTGGACACGTTCTTTGACTTAGGCGGGAACTTCATCGATACAGCCCTGGTCTACGCGGACTGGAACCAAGGTATTGAACGCAGCTGCAGCGAGCGGACCATCGGACGTTGGCTTGCAGCTCAGGACCGCAGCAAACTCGTCATTGCAACCAAAGGCGGCCACCCTGCTTTGGATAATCCAGGCGTTTCCCGACTAGACCAGGGAAACCTGCGTGAGGATGCGCACCGCAGCATCGAAAACCTCGGCGGCACCCCCCTGGACCTCTATTATCTGCACCGTGACGACACAGCCCGTCCCATCGCCGAGATCCTGGAGACGCTGGAGGAGATGGTCTCTGACGGGCTGATCCGACATTACGCAGCCAGCAACTTTTCGGCAGCTCGGCTTACAGAAGCAGCGGTCTGGGCCACAAAAAACCGCGTAACGGGCTTTGTAGCGCACCAGCTGGAATGGAGCCTGGCACAGCCGAGGCATGACGCAGTAATGCCCGACCTGACGTGGATGGACCAGGAACTCCTGACCCTCCACAAGGAACAGAAGCTCACAGCGATTCCATACTCCTCCCAAGCCCGAGGCTACTTTGACAAAGCAACACCCGATCAACGCGTCCCGGCATCCGTCCACAGGTACGACACAGTGCGCAACGTTGCCGCGCTCCAGACCGTTACTGAAATCGCACACAGGCTGGACGTCGACAAATCGACCGTTGCCTTGGCCGGACTATTGCAAACACCGCTGACAACGGTGCCCGTAATCGGTTGCAGGACCTTGGAACAACTACGCAGCAGCTGGGCAGCCCTGGAGTTGGACCTGAGCGCTGAGGACCGCGTACAACTAGCCGCGCACGCTATTACGGGACAATCCTCATGA
- a CDS encoding NAD(P)-dependent oxidoreductase, translating into MNPKPVIGFIGLGRMGGPMVRNLLRAGHPVVGYDIDPQKMKDLTESGGIAASSPADVAARSLLSFSIVMNDDIFLDVALGPEGVLSGATPGHLYSDLSTVSPAASAKVAQAMQAAGVGYLRGKVAGSIALAESAKLTIFVSGTEAHAREAEPVLSLLGERVLNVGDGEMAHYLKLVHSAIVGVYAALIGEALAFGEKGGLDFNQMIDVLESGPLGSTQLTLKAPMLKERRFENPPSDINTAAKDLDLVLSAAKDCAASMPLTSAVRQIMTQQQAAGAGRRDIWSILEAFEAMSALEPAAKVKS; encoded by the coding sequence ATGAACCCCAAACCCGTCATTGGCTTTATCGGACTGGGCCGTATGGGCGGCCCCATGGTCAGGAATCTGCTGCGCGCCGGCCACCCGGTAGTCGGATACGACATTGACCCACAAAAAATGAAAGACCTCACCGAATCCGGCGGTATCGCTGCTTCCTCACCGGCGGACGTGGCAGCACGGTCACTGCTGAGCTTCTCGATTGTCATGAACGATGACATCTTCCTTGACGTAGCCCTCGGCCCGGAGGGAGTCCTGTCCGGGGCCACCCCCGGGCACCTCTACAGCGATTTGAGCACGGTTTCGCCTGCGGCATCAGCCAAGGTCGCCCAGGCAATGCAAGCCGCTGGCGTCGGGTATCTTCGTGGCAAGGTCGCCGGAAGCATAGCGTTGGCCGAATCGGCCAAGCTGACCATTTTTGTCTCCGGCACCGAGGCTCATGCCCGCGAGGCCGAACCGGTACTCTCGCTCCTCGGGGAGAGGGTGCTCAATGTCGGCGACGGCGAAATGGCCCACTACCTCAAGCTGGTACACAGCGCCATTGTCGGTGTCTACGCAGCACTGATCGGGGAAGCCCTCGCGTTCGGAGAGAAGGGCGGTCTGGACTTCAACCAGATGATTGATGTCCTGGAATCCGGTCCCCTCGGATCGACCCAGCTCACGCTGAAGGCTCCCATGCTCAAAGAGCGCCGTTTCGAAAATCCTCCGTCGGACATCAACACCGCGGCCAAAGATCTGGACCTCGTGCTGTCTGCGGCCAAGGATTGTGCCGCCAGCATGCCCCTTACATCAGCAGTGCGCCAGATCATGACCCAGCAACAGGCGGCCGGTGCTGGCCGGAGGGACATTTGGTCGATCCTGGAGGCCTTCGAGGCCATGTCAGCCCTTGAACCGGCCGCGAAAGTAAAGTCATGA
- a CDS encoding MFS transporter, with translation MSTTNPAPRTAAADGRDPIVIDAPTGKALRKPILAGTVGNFIEQFDYGIYGYLAPYMAASFFPAEDRTAALLSVYAGFALSFLLRPFGGMIFGRYGDRLGRRNALAVAIISMGLLTTLIGVLPPYAAVGFAAPVMLLLIRAAQGLVQGGEYAGAVAFIVEYAPAKKRGLYTSFLSVSVFAGLLTGAGIAALVAASLSDADMEAWGWRIPFLITLPLTLVGLILRLRIDETPEFRRMQEEQKAAAAAGVVEEVITKRPLTEALKTQWKPILIFAGFAITNAVLSFTWVTFLPGYLRTNLGMAKEQALASNFIALGVLLPLLVLSGIMVDKIGRKPMLIMACVSAIVLVPVAFAVVQAGTFAAALTAQFIYLIPIMFISVALTVSMAELFPTKVRYSASAMAYNLAFGIFGGTAPLVATFLLSSTGSIWAVAAYVCAVAVVSLICVIKAFRETRGTRLSDSKYN, from the coding sequence GTGTCAACCACAAACCCAGCACCCCGGACGGCCGCTGCCGATGGAAGGGATCCCATCGTCATCGATGCCCCTACTGGCAAGGCTCTAAGAAAACCCATCCTGGCCGGCACCGTCGGCAACTTCATTGAACAATTCGACTACGGAATCTATGGCTACCTGGCCCCTTACATGGCCGCCTCCTTCTTTCCCGCAGAAGACCGGACTGCCGCGCTCCTGAGCGTCTACGCTGGGTTCGCCCTGTCGTTCCTGCTGCGCCCCTTCGGAGGCATGATCTTCGGCCGGTACGGCGACCGACTCGGCCGCCGCAACGCCCTCGCCGTTGCCATCATTTCGATGGGCCTCCTAACGACCTTGATCGGCGTTCTGCCCCCATATGCGGCAGTTGGCTTCGCCGCTCCTGTCATGCTGCTGCTCATCCGCGCAGCCCAAGGACTTGTCCAAGGGGGTGAATACGCAGGAGCCGTGGCATTCATCGTCGAATACGCCCCCGCAAAGAAGCGAGGCCTCTACACCAGCTTCCTCTCCGTCAGCGTCTTCGCCGGTCTGTTGACCGGCGCCGGGATCGCGGCGTTGGTCGCAGCCTCCCTCTCTGACGCAGACATGGAAGCCTGGGGCTGGAGAATACCCTTCCTCATCACTCTGCCACTGACCTTGGTAGGCCTGATCCTGAGGCTCCGGATCGATGAAACCCCCGAGTTCCGGCGCATGCAAGAGGAACAAAAAGCCGCAGCAGCCGCCGGAGTGGTCGAAGAAGTCATCACCAAACGACCACTGACAGAGGCCCTGAAAACCCAGTGGAAGCCGATTCTTATCTTTGCCGGCTTTGCCATCACCAACGCGGTCCTATCCTTCACCTGGGTCACGTTCCTGCCCGGGTACCTGCGCACCAACCTCGGCATGGCGAAGGAACAGGCACTGGCCTCGAACTTCATCGCCCTCGGAGTCCTGCTTCCCTTGCTTGTCCTCTCAGGGATCATGGTGGACAAAATCGGCAGAAAGCCCATGCTGATCATGGCCTGCGTATCCGCCATAGTGCTGGTACCAGTAGCCTTCGCAGTGGTCCAAGCGGGCACCTTCGCTGCCGCCCTCACCGCTCAGTTCATCTACCTCATCCCCATTATGTTCATCTCAGTGGCGTTGACAGTCAGCATGGCGGAACTCTTCCCGACCAAAGTTCGGTACTCCGCCAGTGCAATGGCCTACAACCTCGCCTTCGGCATCTTCGGCGGCACCGCGCCATTGGTCGCAACGTTCCTGCTCTCCAGTACCGGCTCAATCTGGGCCGTGGCAGCGTACGTATGCGCCGTCGCCGTCGTCTCCCTGATCTGCGTCATCAAAGCATTCCGAGAGACCCGGGGAACCCGCCTCTCCGACAGCAAATACAACTAA
- a CDS encoding DUF3995 domain-containing protein, translating to MSQVMSERKQFLSRSLVWLACAAGVVHAGFSLYWALGGQWLLATVGQWAVRLSVEAPLQSGLVLGIVALGKLLAATIPVIVAYERMPWQRFWRAVSWAGGLLLVIYGGVNTFISGAVLGGIIRPEGGYDLNAMIGHAWLWDPLFFLWGTALLLSLWYSRKSSRLTAR from the coding sequence GTGAGCCAGGTGATGTCCGAGAGAAAACAGTTCTTAAGCCGATCATTGGTGTGGCTGGCCTGCGCAGCCGGTGTTGTGCATGCCGGGTTTAGCTTGTACTGGGCTCTGGGTGGGCAATGGCTCTTGGCCACAGTCGGCCAATGGGCAGTCCGGCTTTCAGTCGAGGCCCCCCTCCAGTCAGGACTCGTGCTTGGCATTGTCGCGTTAGGGAAGTTGCTGGCAGCGACGATCCCCGTCATCGTCGCTTATGAACGCATGCCTTGGCAGAGGTTCTGGCGCGCGGTGAGCTGGGCTGGCGGCCTGCTCCTTGTCATCTACGGGGGTGTGAATACCTTCATCAGCGGCGCTGTTCTTGGAGGCATCATTCGTCCTGAAGGTGGTTATGACCTCAACGCGATGATTGGCCACGCATGGCTATGGGATCCTCTCTTCTTCCTTTGGGGTACGGCGCTGCTGTTATCGCTCTGGTACTCGCGTAAGAGTTCTCGTCTAACCGCACGATAA